The genomic window ACACCAAACACAAGCAGCACTACAACAAGCATGCAGTTAACATCAGCACTCAGGGAAAAGACCTCGTGGAGTCCCTGTGACAGTGATTCAGCCTCACGAACTCTGAAAGTCTGAAACCATTTGACACACACTCTGAATAGTGGACTGGTGAAGCTAAACAGGCTTCAAACTCTGGCAATCAAACCTATTACCTATGAATCCTGTTTGAATTCTTGCAAACACTGCACAATGGAAGGACTGGCTCAAGCAAGCAATAAAGCATCTCCAGCGATTCAAGGAAATACCcatccaaaaactctaaattcCTTTCATGCTTCAAATCAAACTGAGTTCACTTTTATGTACTCAGATCATCTAGAGTGGTACAACTATTTTTATGTTTCAGAAAGTAAGACCATAAGAGAAGCTGCTCTCTGCAattgacatggtcaaacatgaGTTTCCTAGGATTATGAACTGAAGTCCACCAACAGTTGACGCGCTATGATGCAATTTAAGCTTGCAGATTGTTGTCACCTACAACGCAAATATTATGAATAACCTACAATGCATTATTTAATCTCCAATGTTAAAATAATGGGAATCCCCATAAAAGGCTGGTCTGATAGCATGCATTGAACACAAAGAGTAGACCAGCTAACATgtaaaaaaaaagggcgtacccagtgcagagagctcccgctctgtgcagggtctggggaagggtgttagtggtaaGCCTTACCGTCGccagtgcaatgcgaggagaccgcgactcgaacccgggaccttccggtcacaggcggcaagactctaccgcttgcaccaggcccgcccttcagacCAGCTAACATGTGAGGAAAATAATAACGATCCTTGGTTTTTTAGAATGAAAGCTACTGTAATGTTTTGAATATATTTTACTCATTTTTAAAATCATAAAATCCATATTCATGTCAGACCAGCAGACTTGGTTCCGAAACAAATGGCAAGACAAGCAACTAACAAAACTGTACCATTTAAAAAGATCAATAGGAAATGCTCTGACTGGAGAATTGAAAAATGAAAGTAAGTAGTTCTCTTTAGTGTGCCATCACCAGTAACATATAAGGAAAACACCAGACATACAAATTGCAGTGAATTTCATCGCCCATGTGGATATTCAAGGAACTATTTTCATCCCCCCTTTAGCTATTAAAGACATAAGTGAAAATCCCTGGTCGACTGTAGTAGGTGGGTTTCTGAAAGATTGGCAAAAAGGATAATGTCTGGAAACACATAAGGATATTGGGCCATTTTTTAGGAAATTTATGTGCTACCTTGACGATGATTTCACATGAGTGAACCTGAGGCCCGTTAGTTACTGAACTGCTGCTCAATGCATTCTCTAAGATAAGACAGTGAAATGAAAGAAATACAGAACCATGTACACCACTGCACAAGTCTCACAAGGCAATACAGAACCTTCCTCACCTGTTTGTGCATGCAAAACCAGTTCTGGACTTCTGGTTACCGGTGGCTGGTGGGCTGTATTTCTAATAGCTGTTACGGTGAGGTTGATTTTTAATTTATGTTTGATCAATCGTGATTATATTCCCTGTGCCGAGAACTCGTCTGGGGATTCCACCAATTTAGCATGTCCCACAGAGACAAAAAAGAACAAGCTGACTGCAGGCAGCAAAGTAACATGCATTGTTCAGCCATTCAATCCTATCATTGGTCATTTGCAGAATTCCAAAACATTCTGAACATAAGGGAGTGAGGCCAAACCTGGATCTTTTGCTGTTGCCTCTCCAATGTCGCAGCGAGGAGGGAGTATAGGAGAAGCGCAGCGCCACTGTTGCGTCGAGGAATCAGTTGTAGTATCAAATCAGTGGTAGTAACAAATTAACTAAACGATAATTTTGATATTGACCTCCTGCTTCAATTACTGAAATGTTAACATacttctttagatcagggtacaACTTTGCCAAGTCTTCATTCACAAAGTCGTGCAACTCTGCAGCAACTATAATCAGAGGCCAGGGGCACAATAATTACTCCCCAAATCCCCAATTAGTAACCTCCTCACAAACACTAACAGAGAAACAGTAGattggcagcagcagcagcagcaaagatACCGTTGGCCTGACCGCATGGGCAAAGCAGATCAAAGCACGCCAAGGTTGGGAGGATGGGAAGCACAAGGGCTAGGACACATTCAGAGCAAAGTATATCAAAGCACACAGAACAGCAGACGCAGATCCAGTAAAGGACATTGGGCGTGCACATGTACGCCTCGGAACCTTTGAAAGGGGTCAaagttagtaggcataatacatTTATACACTTGTAATCAGATCAGATTCGAATACAAACAGCCAGGGTTCATACCTGTTGGGTGGCcgtcgccggcgaagggcccGACCAAGACCTGAGCACCTGGCGTGCGCCGGCGGCGCGAAGCAGCAACGGTGCCGGGATGCGGGATGGCGGAGGGCGGCGGCGTGAGCGCGATAGGGCATGGGGCCAGGGTTCGGATGCTTGGTTTCGCACAGCACacagggaagagaaggggtgagCATACCTgttgggtgctcgtcgccggcgaaggccCGACCAAGACTTGAGCACCTGACGTGCGGACGCGGCGGTGTGAGCACGACCGAATTTTTTATAATTCGGcccttttttttttaagtttctcgCAAACAGACCCTGTCAGAAAAAAATCAGGAAATTGAcctttagctcggcgccagcataaATTTGAAAAAATTCAGGAAATTGACCTTTAGctcggcgccaagctcggcgccatttatgctggcgccgagctcctgggcacggttgATGACCTGTCAGGGGGCTCGGCGTCAGAGTGAcaggcgccgagctccctgcatttaaccccaacccaaccttcttgcccgagcgttctccctcttcttttccctctctctcgggtttttctctccccacttcaccctacctcacgaatcgacatattagaccttgaaaaccttgatttgatccgtagatcttcgaaagcaaggt from Miscanthus floridulus cultivar M001 chromosome 11, ASM1932011v1, whole genome shotgun sequence includes these protein-coding regions:
- the LOC136493435 gene encoding uncharacterized protein — protein: MCTPNVLYWICVCCSVCFDILCSECVLALVLPILPTLACFDLLCPCGQANELHDFVNEDLAKLYPDLKNGAALLLYSLLAATLERQQQKIQSLMRLPLFRAQEGHLRGCVFCRLADELELQRCIITDESVSSSIRVMFQF